In Rhodothermus sp., the genomic window GAGTTTCCCGTCTGGGTGGCCGAAAAGGCAGACTGGGTCGACCTGGTACATGGCGTATTGCTGAAAGAATGCGAGAAGGGAGGAGGCTATCCCATGGTGCTCACCGAAGCGCATGAGCAAGCAGTGATTCGCGCTTCCGAGCGTGAGGTCTTCTATGAACTCATTGGTCGGCAGCTCAGGCGGCAGGGGCTGCCGGTCACGCAGTCACGCAAGCAGACCAGTAAGCGCCGACCCGTACTTTGAAGGAAAACAATGCCTGGACTATGAACCCCATAGGAGAGGTTATCGAATCGAACACGCGCCAGTTTGTGGCCGAAGTGCACCGGAATCAATCGCCGCCAGCCTTTGGTAGCTGGGTACAGGTAAAACAGCCAGAAGGGTGGACTCTTTACGGCGTGGTCAGCCATGTCGAGATGGGCAGCGTAGAGCCTGGCCGGCGGCCGGCCGCACTGGGGCTGTCGCGTGATGTGCTGCGCCGTGAAATGCCTCAGGTACTGGAGCTGATTCGTACGACATTTCGGGCTCAGGTACTGGCCTACGAGGAGGCCAACGGACGTATTCACCAGACGTTGCCTCCCTACCCGGCCGATATCCATGCGTTTGTCGAGGCCTGTCCGCCTGAAATCGTTCAACGCCTGGGTCCCCCCTACGACTTTCTGCGCACGCTTGTGCAGAATCCCGACACGGCGGTCCCTGTCGACGATCTACTGGTAGCTGTACTTCGTCAGATTCACAACGGCCATGGTGAGAGGGAACGCGCGCAGGCTCTCGTCGAGGCCGGTCGCGTACTGAGTCGCCTGTTACGCGACGATCACGAGCGGTTGCAGGCCATCCTGCGTCGTGTAGTGTGACTCAGAAAATCACGCCGATGCGGAGGGGCAGCACCACGTCCACCTTGCGCTCCCCGACGACCAGCGTGGGATTGAGCTCATAGAAAACCTGTGTCTCACGCAATAGCTGTACCCAGCCAAAGCCAAAATGGACAGTAGGGCCGCTTTCACCACGGTAGCGATCCGAAAGTGGGGCATAGGCTCCGAAGCCGCCCAGGACGTAAAACGCTTGATGGCCACGGGGAGGAAACGTTACAATCACCGAAAGCTGCGGATCAAACACATAGCTGGCTTCATCCCGGCCCCGAAAGATAAAGCCGGTAAAGCCCAGATCCACGGCCACGGAAAGATCCGCACTGACCGGTGCGGCAGCACGGGCACGTACGCCCACTCCCAGCCCTTCCGCTGTGGTCAGGAGGGCATTGAAGCCCAGCCCAACCCGGGTCTGGCGCTGCGCCACTACAGAACCTGTTGACATGAGCAACAGCAGGAAGACCAGAAGGCTTTGAGCATGCTTCATGGTAATTTTCACTTTCTTGTGGATGGATTGAACGGCAGAGAAGCACGACTGGTCACCAGACATATCGGGAATTTAGAAATTCCCCGGTATAGAAAAAGCATGGGCCTGTAAGGTCTTGTTGAAAGTTGATGTAACTCCTCTACCAGCGTGTACGTATCTTTTAGTACTATCTGAATCATGCAAAGGGAAGCGATCATGGATTTCTGGGAATTTGTATTATCTTTCTCCCTGGCTTTTGTGCTACCGCTTGCTGCGCTACACCTGGTGCTCAGCTATCGGCGCGAGAAGCTCAAGCTACGCCAGGGACCGTCGTTGGGGGCACGCGAACTGCAGCAATTGATACAGCAGGCTGTCGAGGAAGCGCAGCGGCCGCTACTGGCACGCATCGAAGCGCTGGAACGCCAGCTCAGGGCGCTTCCCGGGGAACGCGAGTCGACTACTCATGAGGGGTCGCCTCATCCAGAGGCTTCCTGAATAGCTAACGGCTGATCATCCTGCCGAAGATGGTTATGAAAAAGCCTGCGCATTTACTTAATGCTGTTCCGGTCACTGTTTCTGGCGGCGGTTTCCTGTCCTTTGCGGTGTGAGCGATTATGCGCTCTCTGACGCAGCGTTGCCAGCTGGCGACGCCAATCCAATCCTCTCAAAACAGGAGCTGGGAAGGCTGGTGGAAGAAGCGGTGCGGCGGGCGGTAACGCTGCGAGAAAGCTGGCGAGATCAAAGAAAGTGTCGGCTACTGCCGCCTTCTGTACTGCAGACTTCCCGTTGGGAAGCCGAATAGCCGGGCGCGGCGCAAGCCAGATCCGGATGACTTCAGGCAGTTCCGCTGACAATGGAATGAGGGATTGTCGTCTTGCGTTGACGGAAGTTGAAAGGCAAGCAAAAAGGCCGTCGGACGCTGGTCCGACGGCCTTTAGCGCCTTGTCCGTTCAAGCTCCGCTGGCAGCTTCCGCTTCAGCCATTGCTTTTTCTTTGCGTGCTTCAGCTCGCAGGTGGGCCTGGGCAGCTGCCAGGCGGGCGATTGGTACGCGGAAGGGCGAGCACGAGACGTAGTCGAGCCCGACTTCGTAGCAGAAAGCTACAGAAGCAGGGTCGCCGCCGTGCTCCCCGCAGATGCCCACCTTCAGGGAAGGCCGCGTGGCCCGGCCGCGTTCGGTGCCCATCTGTACCAGCTGACCGACGCCTTCCTGGTCGAGCGTCTGGAACGGATCGTCCTGCAAGATCTTGTGCTCCAGGTAGTAGGGCAGGAATTTGCCGGCGTCGTCGCGGCTGTAGCCGAAGGTGAGCTGCGTCAGGTCGTTTGTACCGAACGAGAAGAACTCGGCCACCTCAGCAATCTGATCGGCGATCAGCGCGGCCCGTGGCACTTCGATCATCGTGCCTACCAGGTATTCAACCCGCTCGCCTTTTTCCTGGAAGACCTTTTCGGCCGTGGCCTCGATCACCTGGCGTTGGTGCTCGAGTTCCTCGCGCGTACCTACCAGCGGTACCATGATCTCGGGATGTACCTCGACGCCTTCCTGCTTCAGTTCGACGGCTGCTTCCAGGATCGCCCGCGTCTGCATTTCGGTGATCTCCGGATAGGTAATACCCAGCCGACAGCCGCGATGGCCCAGCATCGGATTGAATTCCTTCAGCGCCTCTACTTTGGCCTGCACGGTTTCGACCGGAATGCCCAGCGCCTCGGCCAGCTCCTGCTGCTCTTTCTCGTCGTGCGGCAGGAACTCGTGCAGCGGCGGGTCCAGCAGCCGGATGGTGACTGGTTTGCCGGCCATTGCGCGAAAGATGCCCCGGAAGTCTTCCTTCTGATAGGGTAGGAGCTTGGCCAGCGCCGCTTTTCGTTCTTCGAGCGTCGAGGCCAGGATCATTTCTCGCATGGCCAGGATCCGGTCGCCCTCGAAGAACATGTGTTCGGTGCGGCACAGGCCAATCCCTTCGGCGCCGAACGCCACCGCCTTACGCGCATCCTGGGGCGTATCGGCATTCGTGCGCACGCCCAGCGTCCGGAACGTATCGACCCATTCCATGAAGCGGGCAAAGTCGCCCGAAAGCGAGGGTTCCACCAGTTCCTCCTTGCCAAGGATGACTTCGCCGGTGGAGCCATTGATTGAGATCCAGTCGCCTTCCTTGACGACCACCGCGCCCGCCCGGAAGGTCTTCGTCCTGTAGTCGATCACGATGTCGCTGCAGCCGGCCACGCAGGGCTTGCCCCAGCCGCGTGCTACGACGGCCGCATGGGAGGTCATGCCGCCACGTGAAGTCAAGATGCCCTCGGCGGCATGCATGCCGCCGACGTCCTCCGGACTGGTCTCCACACGGACCAGAATCACGCGTTTACCCTGCGCTTTCCAGGCCTCGGCCTCTTCGGCTGTAAAGACAACCTGGCCGACGGCAGCGCCCGGCGAAGCCGGCAGGCCGCGTCCGATAACGCGATCCTTGTAGGCACTTTCGTCCTTGAAGCGCGGATGCAGAAGCTGGTCCAGATGCTCCGGATCGACCAGATCGCGCACAGCCGTCTTGGGGTCCACCAGTCCCTCATCGACCATATCGACGGCAATCTTGACGGCTGCTACGCCTGTCCGCTTACCGTTGCGCGTCTGGAGAATGAAGAGTCGGCCTTCCTGAACCGTAAACTCAATATCCTGCATGTTCTTGTAGTGGCGCTCCAGCAGGCGGGCCAGCCGCAGCAGCTCCTCGTACACGTCCGGCATGAGCTGCTTCAACTCAGCAATGCTCTTGGGCGTGCGGATACCGGCCACCACGTCTTCTCCCTGCGCGTTGATCAGGAATTCGCCGTAGAGCTCATTTGCACCAGTGGCCGGGTTGCGCGTAAAGCATACGCCCGTACCGCTCCGCTCGCCCATGTTGCCAAAAACCATTGCCTGCACGTTGACAGCTGTGCCGAGCAGGCCGCGAATCTTGTGAATCTGACGGTATTTGACAGCCCGTTCGCTGTTCCACGACTCGAAAACGGCATTGATGGCCTTGTAGAGCTGCTCGTATGGATCTTCGGGGAAGAGCGAGCCGGTGTGCTGCCGATAGACCTCCTTGTAGCGACGTACCAGTTCTTTCAGCGCTTCCGCATCCAGCTCGGTGTCTTCGGTAACGCCCTTTTCCCTTTTGAGCCCGTCGAGTACTTCCTCGAAGTAGGCGTGTTTGACGCCCATCACCACATCGCCAAACATGTCGATAAAGCGGCGATAGGCGTCGTAGGCGAAGCGCTCGTTGTTGGTGCGTCGGGCAAGTCCTTCGACGACCTGGTCGTTGATGCCCAGATTCAACACGGTGTCCATCATGCCGGGCATCGAGATGGCTGCACCACTACGTACCGAAACCAGCAACGGACGCTCCGGGTCGCCGAAGCGTGCGCCCATGAGCTGCTCGATGTGCCGGATGCCTTCGCGCACCTGTTCCTCCAGGCCTGCCGGCCACTTGCCGCCATGCTCATGGAAATACGCGCAGGCCTCGGTGGTAATGGTAAAGCCCGGTGGTACCGGCAGGCCAATGGCACTCATTTCGGCCAGGTTAGCCCCTTTGCCCCCCAGCAGATCGCGCATGTCTTTGTTGCCTTCAGCCTGCCCGCCGCCAAAGCGGTACACATACTTTTTCGTGCTCATGGGACCCCCTTGGAAAGCGATTTGGTGTTTCGGATATTGCATTTGCTTGCCGGCAACTTTTCGCTATAAGATAGCCTTCAACTGCCGGTTGTCAACGGCTGCCATCACACAGATAATCTCTTTCGATAAAACGGGGGTAAAGTCTTAAAAGCTTGTTTTTTATGCCATAAAACGAAAGTTTCAACCGGTAGCGAAAATGAATGCCTTGTCTTGAAACCATTAAATTCTTGCAAACAAATGGAACAGACCATGCACGGGGTTGAAAAGGTGCCGCAGGTCTTCGAAAAACCGATGCGCTCCCGTACGGACGTGCGGAGGAATCCAATAGGTTTACCACGGCCGGTTGTTGAACAGCTGCTGCCTCATCTGGACGCCTTTCAGGCATCGCTCTGGGTGCTTTATCATCAGTATCACAAGCATCACTGGCTGGTTGAGGGAGCGACCTACACCACGCTGGCTCGCTTCTTTCAGGGGTGCTACAGGCAGGTGCATGAGGGGCTGGATCGTATTGCCGAGCGCATTACGTTGCTGGGCGGGGTGCCTACCTGTCACCCGGAGGTGCTGGTAAAACGGTCGTTTTTAGCCCATGAGCCGGAGGGTGTCTATACGGTGGAGGTGATGTTGCAGCATGATCTGCGGGCCGAGCGGGAGCTGTGCATTCAGCTACGGGGCAGCATCGCACTGGCGCTGGAATTGAATGAACATGGTACGCGGCGTCTGCTGGAAGAAGTGTTGCAGGCGGCCGAGGCGCGGGCCACACAGCTGGCCCACTTACTGGGCAATCACGCTATAACGGAATGAGTGGACAGATGGGCAGACCGGACGTCGTTGCTGATGCACAGGTCATCTTTCGAGCGGCTGTGCGCGGTGCGCAAGCCGATGTCTTACTGACGCAGACGCCGTGGACCACCTGGGCACCTCAGCGGATTGATCGCTATCGACAGGTGGTGGTGGTGGGCATGGGGAAAGCGGCGATGGTTATGGCGGGAATGGTCGAACAGCTGCTGGGAGCACGTATTGCAGCAGGGGTTGTAGTGGTTCCGCATGGCTATCCACAGATGCCTCCGCCACACTGTCCGTTGCCCCGGCGCATCGAGGTGCTGGAGGCCGGACATCCCGTACCGGACGAAGCCAGCGTGCAGGCGGCCCGGCGCATCTTGACGCTGGCCGAAAATTGTGAAGAAGCCGATCTGTTGCTGGTGCTCATTTCCGGCGGCGGTTCGGCCCTCTGCACCGATTTTGCACCACCGGTGACGCTGGCCGATGCCCGACAGACTTTCCGCCTACTGCTTGAAAGTGGGGCGGACATCTATCAGATGAACACGGTGCGGAAGCACCTGTCGCGCGTTGGGGGAGGCCGCCTGGCAAAGGCCGCCGCACCGGCCGACGTGCTGGCGCTGGTGATTTCTGACGTGGTAGGCGACGACCTGTCGGTGATTGCCAGTGGGCCGACGGTGCCGGACCCGACCACGTTTGCCGAAGCCATCGCGGTGCTCCGCCGCTATGATCTCTGGCATCGGGTGCCTGCCTCGGTGCGCGCGTGCCTGGAAGCGGGTGTTACTGATCCCTCGCTGGAGACGCCCAAGCCGGCCGATCCCCGGTTCGCCCGCGTCGTCACCCGACTGATCGGCACCAACCGCCGGGCACTGGAGGCGGCTGCCGACGAAGCCCGCCAGCGTGGCTATTCGGTGCGCATTGTAACAGACCGGTTGACCGGAGAGGCACGCGAGGTAGCGCCCCGCCTGGTGGCAGCGCTCCGAGAGGTTCGAGAAGATCGGCCGGTATGCCTGCTCTGGGGCGGCGAGACGACTGTCACGGTGCGAGGCCAGGGCCGCGGGGGACGCAATCAGGAGTTGGCACTGGCTGCGGCGCTGGCAATGGACGGCTGGGACGCGCAGACGGTGCTGCTGAGTGGCGGCACCGACGGCCGCGATGGCCCCACGGATGCGGCTGGCGCCTGGGCAACCCCCGAAACGGTTGTCCGTGCCCGCGCCTGCGGGAAAGATCCGCAGGCCTATCTTGCAAACAACGATGCCTATACCTTTTTTGAAGCGCTCGATCAGCTACTCTTTACCGGGCCCACGCACACGAACGTCATGGACGTGCAGGTCGGTCTGCGCTGGTAACGGGCTCCGGGCTCAGGACGTTGGATTAAAGACCTGCCGTACGTACTGACGCAGCCAGTCTTCAAACGCCTACGGGTGGGTAACCGTCGCCCTTCCAGAGAAGAGGTGGGTATGCCCGTTGCGCCCACGCGACTACCAGCGCCTACGCCATACATCAAGCAACACTTTATTAGTTTTCCTCTCCTGGAGGAAGGGGGACAGGGGAGGGGGCCTTCACCCACCCTTGTTGTTATTGCCCCCGGCAGGCGTAAAAACTGTAGCGCAGAAAGAGCATGAGGCCTTCACCCACCCTTGTTGTTATTGCCCCTATCCCATGCGTTGGCGTCTTACCCGCAAGAGAACCACCCCCCTCAAGCCGTTGGGCCAGCTCCCTCTGTGAGGGGGAGCAAAATTTTCTGGGTTCTCTACAGCAAGGCTCCTCCACCGCAGTCGAGCGAGCTGTTACAGCTTGCGTCTGTGGTCTGAGCAGGAGCGGGAGTGCCAAGAAGCAGACTGCTGCGTAGCGCGATGGTTGCGCTGCGTAGCTGAATGGTCGGCAGCTATGTTTGAAGGGGGCCTGTGTATATGATAGCCTCCTTGTTTTGAGGTTTGACGGAGCCCATCAAGTGTAACAGTGATTTTAAAACGTCAAGTACTACAACGACACATTTCAGATGGATACCAGTGAAAAGAACGGGCTAAGCGGCGGCTACTATATCGTGCTGCTGGAAAATCACCTCGAAATTTTTTAATAAACTACACCCTTTTACTGGCCCGGTCCGCTGTCTGGCATGACGCGCCGTCAACAACTGGGATTCTGGCTGGGACCGCTGGTCTGCCTGAGTTTCTGGTTGGTGCCTCGACCCGAGGCACTTACAGAGGAGGCCTGGCGTACAGCGGCCGTCAGTCTCTGGATGGCCGTCTGGTGGATTACCGAGGCGATTCCTATTCCGGCTACAGCGCTACTGCCGATCGTGCTGTATCCGGTGTTGGGGATCCGTACCATCGGAGAGGCGACCGCCCCGTATGCCCATCCTATCATCTTTCTGTTCATGGGCGGTTTTCTGCTGGCGCAGGCCATGCAGCGCTGGCGGTTGCATCGGCGTCTGGCGTTGCATCTGATCCGGCGTATTGGCACGCGGCCGGCGCGACTGGTACTGGGTTTTCTGTTGACCAGCGCTTTACTGAGCCTGTGGATCAGCAATACCGCCACAGCACTCATGATGCTACCGATAGCCCTGTCGGTGCTGGAGCTGCTCGAGGAGCAGGCAGCGGAACAGCCCGCTCTGCGGGCCTTCAAGGCGGCGCTGGTGCTCAGTATTGCCTACGGTTGCAACGTTGGCGGTATGGGAACGCTGATTGGCACGCCGCCCAATGCGCTCCTGGCGGGTTTTTTGAACGAGACCTACGGCTATGAACTGAGTTTTGCGGCCTGGCTGCCGCTGGGGCTTCCGGTTGCAGGGATGGGGTTGCTGCTAACTTACCTGCTGCTGGTTTACGGATTATTTCCGCAGGGGCGACGGTTGCAGGTGGAAGCGCAGCAACTGCTTCAGGCGGAGCTGAAAGCGCTGGGGCCGCTGAAGGCGGCCGAGCGTCGGGTGGCCTGGGTCTTTGGCATCACAGCGCTCTTGTGGATAACCCGTCCGCTACTGACCCAATGGTTGCCTGGTCTTTCAGATGCCGGTATTGCCATGGGGGCGGCCCTGGTGCTGTTTCTGCTGCCGGCCGGGGAGGGCCAGCGGTTGCTGGACTGGCAGACGGCCCGACAGCTTCCCTGGGGTATTCTGCTGCTTTTCGGGGGTGGACTCAGCATGGCCGATGCGATCAGCGACACGGGGCTGGCCCGCTGGATTGGGACGCAGGTTGAGGTGTTGGCCGGCTGGCCGCCGCTTTTGATGGTGCTGCTGGCGACAGGGCTCATGGTATTTCTGACAGAGATCACCAGCAATACGGCGGTGACTGCGGCCTTTCTGCCGGTTCTGGCTTCAGCGGCTGTAGGGTTAGGGCAGGATCCGTTACTGCTGGCCGTGCCGGCCACGCTGGGGGCCAGTTGTGCCTTCATGTTGCCGGTGGCTACGCCGCCCAATGCAGTGGTGTACAGCACCGGGCGCATTTCGATGACCGAGATGGTAAGGGTCGGCTTCTGGCTGAATCTTATATTTATCGGCCTGTTGACGCTGCTGGCCTTCACGCTGCTTCCGCTGGTTCTCGGGGTGCAGCCGGGTGTGGTCCCTCTCTGGGCGCAACCGTGAGCGCTTATCTTACCCGCGTTGCCTGTCGACGCATGAGCAGGTCGTCGGGCGCCAGGATATAGACTTCGGGAATGCCCCGGTCCAGCGCCTGAAAAGCGACTTCCAGCTTGACGCGCATGCCGCCGCCAATCCAGCCTTCGCGAAGACCGGCTTCAAAAGTGGTACGATTGCAGCAGGGCAGCAGGCTGGCGGGATTGCCCGGATCGCGGCGCACCCCGCCGGTCTCGGTAACGAGCAGAAAGGCACGCGCCTGGAGTGCTTCGGCCAACGCGCAGGCTACCGTATCGGCATTCACGTTGTAGAGCTGTCCTGCGTCGTCAATGCCGAGGGGCGCTACGACCGGCACATATCCTCCAGCCAGCAGGTGCTGCAACAAGGCCGGCTCGACCCGCTCCACATCGCCGACAAAGCCAAAATCCACCGTTTCGTCGCCAATAGTCCAGGGAGGACGGCGACGTACCCGAAGCATACCGCCATCGGCCGCGGCGAGTCCAACGGCCGGCAGGCCATGGCGCAGGGCGGCAGCCACCAGACGCAGGTTCAGTTCTCCGCGTAGCGTCCACTGCAGGATCTGCAGGTCCAGGGTAGTGGTGACGCGGCGTCCCTGCACGATGCGCGGCCGATGACCCAGCCGATGGGCCAGCGCCGTGGCCTGAGGACCCCCACCGTGTACGACCACCACAGGGGTCTGCCGGTGTAGTCTGGCGATGCCCTGCCAGAAGACTTCCAGGGTTTCAGATGCTTCGAGGAGGGCTCCTCCAATTTTGACGACGACGGGCTGGCTGTTCATCGGTCGAACGGCGGTAGGTGCCATACGTACTCCAGGATGGCTTTCTGGGCATATAGCCGGAAGGCGGCCTGCTTCAGGTGGAGGGCCTGTGGGCTGTCAAGCACAGCGTCGTCTACCACCACGTTGCGGCGAACGGGCAGGCAATGCATGAAGGCAGCCTCTCGTGTGCGGGCCATCAGCTCGGGGGTGACCCGCCAGTGGCGGTACTGCGCTCGCAGGGTTGCTTCTGCGTCAGAAGATGTGTAAAGCAAGCGGCCACCCCATGCTTTGGCATAGACGATCTCGGCGCCGTCGAAGGCTTCGGCCTGATCGTGCATTACCGTCACACGTCCTCCATGCGCTGCCGCGTCGGCCTGCGCCCGGGCCATGACACCTTCGTCCAGCTCGAAGCCCGGCGGATGGGCCACGACGACGTCCATGCCCAGGCGGACGGCCATCAGCAGGGCCGAATTGGGTACGGCCATGGGCAGCGGACGTGGATGGTAAGCCCAGCTCAGCACGAACCGTCGGCCCTGCACCGAGCCATCCAGGTGTTCCAGCAGGGTGGCAGCGTCGGCAAGCGCCTGACAGGGATGGTAGAAGGCCGATTCCAGGTTGATGACCGGCACCGTGGCCGCACGGACAATGG contains:
- a CDS encoding HAS-barrel domain-containing protein — encoded protein: MNPIGEVIESNTRQFVAEVHRNQSPPAFGSWVQVKQPEGWTLYGVVSHVEMGSVEPGRRPAALGLSRDVLRREMPQVLELIRTTFRAQVLAYEEANGRIHQTLPPYPADIHAFVEACPPEIVQRLGPPYDFLRTLVQNPDTAVPVDDLLVAVLRQIHNGHGERERAQALVEAGRVLSRLLRDDHERLQAILRRVV
- the ppdK gene encoding pyruvate, phosphate dikinase — encoded protein: MSTKKYVYRFGGGQAEGNKDMRDLLGGKGANLAEMSAIGLPVPPGFTITTEACAYFHEHGGKWPAGLEEQVREGIRHIEQLMGARFGDPERPLLVSVRSGAAISMPGMMDTVLNLGINDQVVEGLARRTNNERFAYDAYRRFIDMFGDVVMGVKHAYFEEVLDGLKREKGVTEDTELDAEALKELVRRYKEVYRQHTGSLFPEDPYEQLYKAINAVFESWNSERAVKYRQIHKIRGLLGTAVNVQAMVFGNMGERSGTGVCFTRNPATGANELYGEFLINAQGEDVVAGIRTPKSIAELKQLMPDVYEELLRLARLLERHYKNMQDIEFTVQEGRLFILQTRNGKRTGVAAVKIAVDMVDEGLVDPKTAVRDLVDPEHLDQLLHPRFKDESAYKDRVIGRGLPASPGAAVGQVVFTAEEAEAWKAQGKRVILVRVETSPEDVGGMHAAEGILTSRGGMTSHAAVVARGWGKPCVAGCSDIVIDYRTKTFRAGAVVVKEGDWISINGSTGEVILGKEELVEPSLSGDFARFMEWVDTFRTLGVRTNADTPQDARKAVAFGAEGIGLCRTEHMFFEGDRILAMREMILASTLEERKAALAKLLPYQKEDFRGIFRAMAGKPVTIRLLDPPLHEFLPHDEKEQQELAEALGIPVETVQAKVEALKEFNPMLGHRGCRLGITYPEITEMQTRAILEAAVELKQEGVEVHPEIMVPLVGTREELEHQRQVIEATAEKVFQEKGERVEYLVGTMIEVPRAALIADQIAEVAEFFSFGTNDLTQLTFGYSRDDAGKFLPYYLEHKILQDDPFQTLDQEGVGQLVQMGTERGRATRPSLKVGICGEHGGDPASVAFCYEVGLDYVSCSPFRVPIARLAAAQAHLRAEARKEKAMAEAEAASGA
- a CDS encoding ferritin-like domain-containing protein, with the protein product MHGVEKVPQVFEKPMRSRTDVRRNPIGLPRPVVEQLLPHLDAFQASLWVLYHQYHKHHWLVEGATYTTLARFFQGCYRQVHEGLDRIAERITLLGGVPTCHPEVLVKRSFLAHEPEGVYTVEVMLQHDLRAERELCIQLRGSIALALELNEHGTRRLLEEVLQAAEARATQLAHLLGNHAITE
- a CDS encoding N-acetylornithine carbamoyltransferase; this encodes MEAPPTPRHLLDWQYVDDDTWQRCLKRALEHYHQGKHAWSQAARHRSLALLFFNPSLRTRTSMELAAVQLGAHATTLVAGQGTWQIEWRDGVVMDGPAAEHMREAIGVLSQYYDALGVRVFASQTDYVQDRDELLLRAIVRAATVPVINLESAFYHPCQALADAATLLEHLDGSVQGRRFVLSWAYHPRPLPMAVPNSALLMAVRLGMDVVVAHPPGFELDEGVMARAQADAAAHGGRVTVMHDQAEAFDGAEIVYAKAWGGRLLYTSSDAEATLRAQYRHWRVTPELMARTREAAFMHCLPVRRNVVVDDAVLDSPQALHLKQAAFRLYAQKAILEYVWHLPPFDR
- the argB gene encoding acetylglutamate kinase, with amino-acid sequence MAPTAVRPMNSQPVVVKIGGALLEASETLEVFWQGIARLHRQTPVVVVHGGGPQATALAHRLGHRPRIVQGRRVTTTLDLQILQWTLRGELNLRLVAAALRHGLPAVGLAAADGGMLRVRRRPPWTIGDETVDFGFVGDVERVEPALLQHLLAGGYVPVVAPLGIDDAGQLYNVNADTVACALAEALQARAFLLVTETGGVRRDPGNPASLLPCCNRTTFEAGLREGWIGGGMRVKLEVAFQALDRGIPEVYILAPDDLLMRRQATRVR
- a CDS encoding glycerate kinase, whose amino-acid sequence is MSGQMGRPDVVADAQVIFRAAVRGAQADVLLTQTPWTTWAPQRIDRYRQVVVVGMGKAAMVMAGMVEQLLGARIAAGVVVVPHGYPQMPPPHCPLPRRIEVLEAGHPVPDEASVQAARRILTLAENCEEADLLLVLISGGGSALCTDFAPPVTLADARQTFRLLLESGADIYQMNTVRKHLSRVGGGRLAKAAAPADVLALVISDVVGDDLSVIASGPTVPDPTTFAEAIAVLRRYDLWHRVPASVRACLEAGVTDPSLETPKPADPRFARVVTRLIGTNRRALEAAADEARQRGYSVRIVTDRLTGEAREVAPRLVAALREVREDRPVCLLWGGETTVTVRGQGRGGRNQELALAAALAMDGWDAQTVLLSGGTDGRDGPTDAAGAWATPETVVRARACGKDPQAYLANNDAYTFFEALDQLLFTGPTHTNVMDVQVGLRW
- a CDS encoding DASS family sodium-coupled anion symporter translates to MTRRQQLGFWLGPLVCLSFWLVPRPEALTEEAWRTAAVSLWMAVWWITEAIPIPATALLPIVLYPVLGIRTIGEATAPYAHPIIFLFMGGFLLAQAMQRWRLHRRLALHLIRRIGTRPARLVLGFLLTSALLSLWISNTATALMMLPIALSVLELLEEQAAEQPALRAFKAALVLSIAYGCNVGGMGTLIGTPPNALLAGFLNETYGYELSFAAWLPLGLPVAGMGLLLTYLLLVYGLFPQGRRLQVEAQQLLQAELKALGPLKAAERRVAWVFGITALLWITRPLLTQWLPGLSDAGIAMGAALVLFLLPAGEGQRLLDWQTARQLPWGILLLFGGGLSMADAISDTGLARWIGTQVEVLAGWPPLLMVLLATGLMVFLTEITSNTAVTAAFLPVLASAAVGLGQDPLLLAVPATLGASCAFMLPVATPPNAVVYSTGRISMTEMVRVGFWLNLIFIGLLTLLAFTLLPLVLGVQPGVVPLWAQP